In a single window of the Leptolyngbya ohadii IS1 genome:
- a CDS encoding GAP family protein, whose product MEELFISLLPFIIGAAIVPLQTIINLLLLKSPNRGLFKSIAFVSGMIVTRLLQGLVFGLILSGAAEAEGGSNKSAIRATLLLVLGILLLIAAYKKWSREPDPDNSPPKWLTAIDNLTPIRAFEFGLGLPLIAAKLWVFTLSALTTIAAAQLGQPNSAIAYLLFVLLTQAFVLLPILIRILIAERSKHLLTNLSNWLTRNERPITIVVSTVFGLYFLYSGITGLLR is encoded by the coding sequence ATGGAAGAATTGTTCATCTCTCTCCTCCCCTTTATTATCGGCGCTGCGATCGTCCCGCTGCAAACCATTATCAATCTTTTGCTGCTGAAAAGCCCTAACCGGGGACTTTTCAAATCCATCGCCTTCGTCAGCGGGATGATCGTCACAAGGCTATTGCAGGGGTTAGTGTTTGGTTTGATTCTGTCCGGGGCGGCTGAGGCAGAAGGAGGTAGCAATAAGAGTGCGATACGCGCAACCTTGCTATTGGTGCTTGGTATTCTCTTGCTGATTGCTGCCTACAAAAAATGGAGCAGAGAGCCTGATCCAGATAATTCACCACCTAAGTGGTTAACCGCGATCGACAATTTAACGCCGATCAGGGCTTTTGAGTTTGGGCTTGGGCTACCCCTGATTGCAGCGAAACTCTGGGTTTTTACCCTCAGCGCCCTAACGACTATCGCAGCAGCACAACTGGGACAACCAAATAGCGCGATCGCATATCTGCTCTTTGTTTTACTAACTCAAGCTTTCGTGCTGCTGCCAATCTTGATTCGCATTCTTATCGCCGAACGGTCGAAGCATCTACTCACAAACCTTTCTAACTGGTTAACTCGGAACGAGCGTCCGATCACCATTGTTGTTTCAACTGTTTTTGGTTTATATTTCCTGTACTCCGGTATTACCGGATTACTTCGATAG